The stretch of DNA GCTCCCGGATCGATCCGGTACTCGCGCGCAGCTGGCTGCTCGCGAACGGCGCGCAGTCCGAACGCTTCGAGGCGGCCTCGCGGTCGCGTGCGGACATCGTCGTCCTCGACATCGAGGACGCCGTGGCTCCCAAGGACAAGGACGCCGCCCGCGAGAACGTCGTGTCGTGGCTGGCCGACGACCACGCCGACTGGGTCCGGATCAACGGGTTCGGCACACCGTGGTGGCAGGCCGACATCGACGCGCTCGCGCCGACGACGATCGGCGGCGTGATGCTGGCGATGGTCGAGTCGGTCGACCACATCACCGAGACCGCCCGTCGCCTGCCGAACATCCCGGTCGTCGCGCTGGTCGAGACCGCCCGCGGTCTGGAACGCATCACCGAGATCGCCTCCGCCAAGGGCACGTTCCGACTCGCCTTCGGCATCGGCGACTTCCGCCGCGACACCGGATTCGGCGACAACCCGACGACGCTGGCGTACGCGCGTTCCCGCTTCACGATCGCCGCGAAGGCAGCGGGCCTCCCGTCGGCGATCGACGGTCCCACCGTCGGCTCGAATCCGCTCAAGCTCAGCGAGGCCACGGCGGTCAGCTCCGAGTTCGGGATGACCGGCAAGATCTGTCTGACTCCCGACCAGTGCGCCGCGGTGAACGACGGCCTGTCGCCGTCGTTGGACGACATCAGTTGGGCGCGCGAGTTCTTCGCCGAATTCGAGGCCGACGGCGGTGAGATCCGCAACGGCTCCGATCTGCCGCGCATCGCCCGCGCCACGAAGATCCTCGACCTGGCGCGGTCGTACAACATCGTGCCGAAGGATTACGGCG from Gordonia humi encodes:
- a CDS encoding HpcH/HpaI aldolase/citrate lyase family protein, which encodes MYDTEFTEPDPTDVGSRIDPVLARSWLLANGAQSERFEAASRSRADIVVLDIEDAVAPKDKDAARENVVSWLADDHADWVRINGFGTPWWQADIDALAPTTIGGVMLAMVESVDHITETARRLPNIPVVALVETARGLERITEIASAKGTFRLAFGIGDFRRDTGFGDNPTTLAYARSRFTIAAKAAGLPSAIDGPTVGSNPLKLSEATAVSSEFGMTGKICLTPDQCAAVNDGLSPSLDDISWAREFFAEFEADGGEIRNGSDLPRIARATKILDLARSYNIVPKDYGVSDQSHASTDTFHY